A single genomic interval of halophilic archaeon DL31 harbors:
- a CDS encoding glycine-rich protein (KEGG: hvo:HVO_1170 glycine-rich protein), translating into MADDEAHDGDEANDTEGGEEEKSFRERVEEIRERRESEREEGEAPGPDGMGGGPPGMGGSPGGDGPGGGNPFAQMMSGMMGGGGGPGGMGGGGGPSGMGGGPPGMGSGPTGPSTEGREEGGAGSERQAQATEDMVREVRQLRDEVRDTTRELRRIADALEE; encoded by the coding sequence ATGGCAGACGACGAGGCACACGACGGCGACGAAGCGAACGATACTGAGGGTGGCGAGGAGGAGAAATCCTTCCGCGAGCGCGTCGAAGAGATCCGCGAACGCCGCGAGTCCGAGCGCGAGGAAGGCGAGGCCCCTGGCCCGGACGGAATGGGCGGCGGTCCGCCCGGGATGGGTGGCAGCCCCGGTGGCGACGGCCCCGGCGGCGGCAACCCCTTCGCACAGATGATGTCGGGCATGATGGGTGGCGGTGGCGGCCCCGGCGGCATGGGTGGCGGTGGCGGCCCCAGCGGCATGGGCGGCGGCCCGCCCGGAATGGGCAGCGGTCCCACCGGCCCCAGCACAGAGGGACGTGAAGAGGGCGGCGCCGGCAGCGAGCGCCAGGCGCAGGCGACCGAAGATATGGTCCGGGAGGTCCGACAGCTCCGCGACGAGGTTCGAGATACGACGCGGGAGCTCCGACGCATCGCCGACGCGCTCGAAGAGTAA
- a CDS encoding hypothetical protein (KEGG: hla:Hlac_0624 hypothetical protein), translated as MSADSGPGNREVARRLFAAEFDDASLSYSESDEERAPNYVVTPTGARVNRLFAVGVLTEVEQVNEDSVRGRVVDPMGAFVTYAGQYQPDEHAFLNRTEPPTFVALAGKARTFEPEDSNRVFTSVRPESINKVDADTRDSWVVTAAERTLERIAVFAEALESDARGEHLRTALEAAGVDASLAAGIPKAIEHYDTGPAYLEAVRTLAVEAVEQVAGDRDSVGSLQTLPDDETPTELGPLPDVELSLEAVELSELDEEETESTEPDDFEVEPETDVESGAEPESAESEEESEEESEPEPEPEPTASESESEPVSAAAETEQQPTEPETESESEREPEASGSVTEAEPTETTEAEPTETAEAEEPADTEPKTPAAGDDELSDFDGESVQETVEQEGEELGDFDPTDSTDDDEALTEEERREVEEEFGTDFSTGSEVGEPGEAGIDVPTSEEELENLEEEVVDNGDADESEEPEEPSDGGDDASAEDVDLESVVVDTMSELDDGDGVSHDALVDAVVEEYGVDADAVDDAVQDAMMSGKCYEPDEGTLKAI; from the coding sequence ATGAGCGCTGACTCTGGCCCCGGGAACCGCGAGGTCGCCCGGCGACTGTTCGCCGCGGAGTTCGACGACGCCAGCCTCTCCTACTCTGAGAGCGACGAGGAGCGGGCACCAAACTACGTCGTGACACCGACGGGCGCGCGGGTCAACCGCCTGTTCGCAGTGGGCGTGCTCACGGAAGTCGAGCAGGTCAACGAAGACAGTGTTCGTGGCCGCGTCGTCGACCCGATGGGGGCCTTCGTCACCTACGCAGGTCAGTACCAGCCCGACGAACACGCGTTCCTGAACCGGACCGAGCCGCCGACGTTCGTTGCACTTGCTGGCAAGGCCCGAACGTTCGAGCCGGAGGACTCCAACCGTGTGTTCACCTCAGTCAGGCCCGAAAGCATCAACAAAGTCGACGCAGACACCCGGGACAGTTGGGTCGTCACGGCAGCCGAACGAACGCTCGAACGCATCGCGGTGTTCGCGGAGGCACTCGAGAGCGACGCCCGCGGTGAGCACCTCCGTACCGCGCTCGAGGCGGCGGGCGTCGATGCGTCGCTCGCAGCGGGCATCCCGAAAGCAATCGAGCATTACGATACTGGGCCAGCGTATCTCGAGGCCGTGCGAACGCTCGCTGTCGAAGCGGTCGAGCAGGTCGCCGGTGACCGGGATTCGGTCGGGTCCCTGCAGACGCTGCCCGACGACGAGACACCGACTGAATTGGGCCCACTCCCGGATGTCGAACTCTCTCTCGAGGCCGTCGAACTGTCCGAACTCGACGAAGAGGAGACCGAGTCAACGGAACCGGATGACTTCGAGGTTGAACCAGAGACGGACGTGGAGTCGGGTGCAGAACCTGAGTCGGCGGAATCCGAAGAGGAATCGGAAGAGGAATCAGAACCTGAACCAGAGCCCGAACCGACCGCGTCCGAGTCAGAATCCGAGCCAGTATCGGCAGCGGCCGAGACTGAACAGCAACCAACGGAACCCGAGACGGAGTCCGAATCCGAGCGGGAGCCGGAAGCATCCGGCTCGGTAACCGAGGCCGAACCAACGGAGACGACCGAGGCCGAACCAACGGAGACGGCCGAGGCCGAAGAGCCTGCAGACACCGAACCCAAAACGCCCGCAGCAGGCGACGACGAATTGAGTGATTTCGACGGTGAATCGGTCCAAGAGACCGTCGAGCAGGAAGGCGAGGAACTCGGTGATTTCGACCCCACCGACAGCACTGACGACGACGAAGCGCTGACCGAAGAAGAGCGTCGAGAGGTCGAAGAGGAGTTCGGGACGGACTTCTCCACCGGAAGCGAGGTTGGCGAACCGGGTGAGGCGGGCATCGACGTCCCCACAAGCGAAGAAGAACTCGAAAATCTCGAGGAGGAGGTCGTCGACAACGGCGACGCCGATGAATCAGAGGAGCCTGAAGAACCGAGCGACGGAGGCGACGATGCATCCGCCGAGGATGTCGACCTCGAGAGTGTCGTCGTCGACACGATGAGCGAACTCGACGACGGCGATGGCGTCTCCCACGACGCACTCGTCGATGCGGTGGTTGAGGAGTACGGTGTCGACGCCGATGCCGTTGACGACGCCGTTCAGGACGCAATGATGAGCGGGAAGTGTTACGAACCCGACGAGGGGACGCTGAAGGCCATCTGA
- a CDS encoding hypothetical protein (KEGG: hvo:HVO_1535 hypothetical protein): MSDVLRTPTRRSCERCERTERTDGEGNGWQVTEDGDIRCIHEWDIDGDFVPVQEGSSLTAAKEC, encoded by the coding sequence ATGAGCGACGTACTCCGTACGCCCACGCGCCGCAGCTGTGAGCGGTGCGAGCGAACCGAGCGGACCGACGGCGAAGGGAACGGGTGGCAGGTAACTGAGGACGGCGATATCCGCTGTATCCACGAGTGGGACATCGACGGCGATTTCGTCCCAGTGCAGGAAGGCAGCAGCCTGACCGCTGCCAAAGAGTGCTGA
- a CDS encoding metallophosphoesterase (PFAM: Metallophosphoesterase~KEGG: hbo:Hbor_18990 phosphoesterase), with translation MPPVEPVPGAPAATLQLGDERALAVADYHAGIEVGLRYERGVELDSNAERRRERVLSLLERTRAERLVVMGDLFHRIAEPDGEEAEEVRTLLDALDARGVPLTLVRGNHDGGVGAVFPDRIDLLPADGARLGEVGVVHGHTWPNEEALSAPTLCMGHEHPQVKLTDEVGGSRVERAWLRGPLRCEPFAEQLGVHPDELDWGHPELVVFPAFNERSGGTWINVEGQSFLAPFLPDGLRSGEAYLVDGTRLGAYRSV, from the coding sequence ATGCCGCCCGTGGAGCCGGTCCCGGGTGCACCAGCGGCGACCCTGCAACTCGGCGACGAGCGTGCGCTCGCCGTCGCGGACTACCACGCCGGTATCGAGGTTGGCCTGCGATACGAGCGCGGGGTTGAACTCGACTCCAACGCAGAACGCCGTCGTGAACGAGTGCTCTCGCTGCTCGAGCGAACCCGAGCAGAGCGCCTGGTCGTCATGGGCGACCTGTTTCACCGCATCGCCGAACCCGACGGTGAAGAGGCTGAAGAAGTCAGGACTCTACTCGATGCACTGGATGCTCGCGGTGTCCCGCTCACACTCGTTCGTGGGAACCACGACGGCGGTGTCGGTGCTGTGTTTCCAGACCGGATCGACCTGCTGCCAGCCGACGGCGCTCGACTTGGGGAGGTTGGAGTAGTCCACGGCCACACGTGGCCGAACGAGGAGGCGCTCTCGGCGCCGACGCTCTGCATGGGCCACGAGCACCCCCAGGTCAAACTGACCGACGAGGTGGGCGGAAGTCGGGTCGAGCGAGCGTGGCTCCGTGGACCGCTCCGGTGTGAACCGTTCGCAGAACAGCTCGGAGTACACCCCGACGAGCTGGATTGGGGGCACCCGGAACTGGTCGTGTTTCCAGCGTTCAACGAACGGTCTGGCGGGACGTGGATAAACGTCGAAGGACAGTCGTTTCTCGCTCCCTTCCTGCCAGATGGGCTGCGTTCTGGCGAGGCGTATCTGGTCGACGGGACACGCTTGGGGGCGTATCGGAGCGTGTAA
- a CDS encoding Phosphoglycolate phosphatase (PFAM: HAD superfamily hydrolase-like, type 3~TIGRFAM: SPP-like hydrolase, archaeal; Sucrose-phosphate phosphatase; HAD-superfamily hydrolase, subfamily IIB~HAMAP: Phosphoglycolate phosphatase~KEGG: hvo:HVO_1536 SPP-like hydrolase, archaeal), whose amino-acid sequence MVPPLALDIDGTLTTPEHSIDPRVFSVLANWDAPVVLATGKSFPYPVALCQFIGIPERVIAENGGVALADEHVEYAGDPEQVEAAVEEFRARGGDLGWGDADTVNRWRETEVATSRTADESLLRAVAAEFDLEFVDTQYAYHLKSRGVSKGGALKIVADQLGYTPAEFVAVGDSANDISLFETVGESYAVGNAVDDAKAAASTVLSESYADGTLAALRDVSDRE is encoded by the coding sequence ATGGTTCCCCCGCTGGCGCTCGACATCGACGGCACACTGACCACGCCCGAGCACAGCATCGACCCGCGGGTGTTCTCCGTGCTGGCGAATTGGGACGCGCCCGTCGTGCTCGCCACCGGGAAGTCGTTTCCCTACCCGGTTGCGCTCTGTCAGTTCATCGGCATCCCAGAGCGCGTCATCGCGGAGAACGGCGGCGTCGCGCTGGCGGACGAGCACGTCGAGTACGCTGGTGACCCCGAGCAGGTCGAGGCCGCAGTCGAGGAATTCCGGGCCCGCGGCGGCGATTTGGGCTGGGGCGACGCGGATACGGTCAATCGTTGGCGGGAGACTGAAGTTGCGACCAGTCGGACCGCCGACGAGTCGTTGCTCCGGGCTGTCGCCGCGGAGTTCGACCTCGAGTTCGTCGATACGCAGTACGCCTACCACCTCAAGAGCCGCGGCGTCAGCAAGGGTGGCGCGCTCAAGATTGTTGCCGACCAGCTCGGCTACACGCCGGCGGAATTCGTGGCCGTCGGCGACAGTGCCAACGATATCTCCCTGTTCGAAACCGTCGGAGAGTCCTACGCGGTCGGGAATGCCGTCGATGACGCCAAAGCAGCGGCGAGCACCGTGCTATCAGAGTCCTACGCCGATGGGACGCTGGCAGCGCTCCGAGACGTTAGCGACCGGGAGTAA